A genomic window from Gymnodinialimonas ceratoperidinii includes:
- a CDS encoding ABC transporter ATP-binding protein, which produces MSDPYQNDRGNKDRSITKAAPPSMGDPIRKSGKAQAVAGDHPFLIGEAMTGGYGNGPDILHDCTIAVNPGEIAVIVGPNGAGKSTAMKAVFGMLNLRQGRVLLDGQDISSLSPQDRVGAGMGFVPQTSNIFTSMTVQENLEMGAFIRKDDFRQTMEQVFDLFPILREKRAQAAGELSGGQRQQVAVGRALMTKPKVLMLDEPTAGVSPIVMDELFDRIIEVSRTGIPILMVEQNARQALEIADKGYVLVQGRNAYTGTGKELLADPEVRKSFLGG; this is translated from the coding sequence ATGAGCGATCCCTATCAGAACGACCGCGGCAACAAGGACCGCTCGATCACCAAGGCGGCGCCGCCCTCGATGGGCGATCCGATCCGCAAGAGCGGCAAGGCGCAGGCGGTGGCGGGGGATCATCCCTTCCTGATCGGCGAGGCGATGACCGGCGGCTATGGTAACGGGCCCGACATCCTCCACGATTGCACGATCGCGGTGAACCCCGGCGAAATCGCCGTGATCGTCGGCCCCAACGGCGCGGGCAAATCCACCGCCATGAAGGCCGTCTTCGGGATGCTGAACCTGCGCCAAGGCCGGGTGCTGCTGGACGGGCAGGATATCTCCTCGCTCAGCCCCCAGGATCGGGTCGGCGCGGGCATGGGGTTCGTGCCGCAGACCTCGAACATCTTCACCTCGATGACGGTGCAGGAGAACCTCGAGATGGGGGCCTTCATCCGCAAGGACGATTTCCGCCAGACGATGGAGCAGGTCTTCGACCTCTTCCCGATCCTGCGCGAGAAACGCGCGCAGGCGGCGGGCGAGTTGTCGGGCGGCCAGCGTCAGCAGGTGGCCGTGGGCCGCGCGCTGATGACCAAGCCCAAGGTGCTGATGCTCGATGAGCCGACGGCGGGCGTCTCGCCCATCGTGATGGATGAGCTTTTCGACCGCATCATCGAGGTGTCGCGCACCGGCATCCCGATCCTGATGGTGGAACAGAACGCGCGCCAAGCCCTTGAAATCGCGGACAAAGGATATGTCCTCGTGCAGGGGCGCAACGCCTATACCGGGACCGGGAAAGAGCTTCTGGCCGACCCGGAAGTGCGCAAATCCTTCCTCGGAGGCTGA
- a CDS encoding ABC transporter ATP-binding protein yields the protein MIEVHDLHKHFGGFHAVDGASLRIETGSITGLIGPNGAGKTTLFNVIAGVLPPTSGRVVMDGEDITGLPPHELFGKGLLRTFQIAHEFSSMTCRENLMMVPEGQSGEALWNTWFGRKRIADEERALRAKADEVLEFLTVEHLAEQPAGQISGGQKKLLELGRTMMVDAKIVFLDEVGAGVNRTLLNTIGDAIIRLNKERGYTFCVIEHDMDFIGRLCDPVICMAEGHVLAEGSLAEIKANDAVIEAYLGTGLKNKDQLEGASA from the coding sequence ATGATCGAAGTCCACGACCTTCACAAACATTTCGGTGGTTTCCATGCCGTCGACGGCGCGAGCCTGCGGATCGAGACCGGCTCCATCACCGGGCTGATCGGCCCCAACGGCGCTGGCAAGACGACGCTGTTCAACGTCATCGCGGGCGTGTTGCCCCCCACCTCGGGGCGCGTCGTGATGGATGGCGAGGACATCACCGGCCTGCCGCCCCATGAGCTCTTCGGCAAGGGCCTTCTGCGGACCTTCCAGATCGCCCATGAATTTTCCTCCATGACCTGCCGCGAGAACCTGATGATGGTGCCCGAGGGCCAATCGGGCGAGGCGCTCTGGAACACCTGGTTCGGCCGCAAACGCATCGCCGACGAGGAACGCGCGCTGCGCGCCAAGGCCGACGAAGTGTTGGAATTCCTCACCGTCGAACATCTGGCCGAGCAACCGGCGGGACAGATCTCGGGCGGGCAGAAGAAGCTGCTGGAACTGGGCCGCACGATGATGGTGGACGCCAAGATCGTCTTCCTCGATGAGGTCGGCGCGGGCGTGAACCGCACGCTTCTCAACACCATCGGTGACGCGATCATCCGCCTCAACAAGGAGCGCGGCTACACCTTCTGCGTCATCGAGCACGACATGGATTTCATCGGCCGCCTCTGTGACCCGGTCATCTGCATGGCCGAGGGTCACGTGCTGGCCGAAGGCTCGCTGGCCGAGATCAAGGCCAACGACGCGGTGATCGAGGCCTATCTCGGCACCGGATTGAAGAACAAGGACCAGTTGGAAGGGGCCAGCGCATGA